A region from the Canis aureus isolate CA01 chromosome 8, VMU_Caureus_v.1.0, whole genome shotgun sequence genome encodes:
- the LOC144319508 gene encoding RB-associated KRAB zinc finger protein-like isoform X1 has translation MEKLAPCREPDVGLDPRTPESCPRPKGPVSFRDVAVDFTQEEWQQLEPNEKTIYRDVMLENYSHLVSVGYDSTKPKVILKLEQGEEPWVAEGELPCQSHLEVWKVDDLIERIPGNEEEHSSRPACRAMWHPLVLMLLLFPAVSIPSATAAPIPDARSQDSLQIVLQGAQAGGNRAPWAFPNRVPHSGCPPGL, from the exons atggagaagctggctccatgcagggagcccgacgtgggactcgatcccaggactccagaatcgtgccctcggccaaag GGGCCAGTGTCGTTCAGGGACGTGGCTGTGGACTTCACCCAGGAGGAGTGGCAGCAGCTGGAGCCCAATGAGAAGACCATCTACAGggatgtgatgctggagaactaCAGCCATCTCGTCTCCGTGG GGTATGACAGCACCAAACCGAAAGTGATCCTCAAATTGGAACAGGGAGAGGAGCCATGGGTAGCTGAAGGTGAACTGCCATGTCAGAGTCATCTGG AAGTCTGGAAGGTTGATGACCTGATAGAGAGAATCCCAGGAAATGAAGAAGAACATTCAAG CCGCCCTGCCTGCCGGGCCATGTGGCACCCGCTGGTCCTGATGCTGCTGCTGTTCCCTGCCGTCTCCATCCCCAGCGCCACTGCCGCTCCCATCCCGGATGCCAGGAGCCAGGACAGCCTGCAGATCGTGCTCCAAG GTGCTCAAGCTGGAGGAAACAGAGCGCCCTGGGCATTCCCAAATCGAGTCCCTCACTCTGGCTGTCCTCCTGGGTTATGA
- the LOC144319508 gene encoding RB-associated KRAB zinc finger protein-like isoform X2 has product MVFQEQQKMNESQGPVSFRDVAVDFTQEEWQQLEPNEKTIYRDVMLENYSHLVSVGYDSTKPKVILKLEQGEEPWVAEGELPCQSHLEVWKVDDLIERIPGNEEEHSSRPACRAMWHPLVLMLLLFPAVSIPSATAAPIPDARSQDSLQIVLQGAQAGGNRAPWAFPNRVPHSGCPPGL; this is encoded by the exons GGGCCAGTGTCGTTCAGGGACGTGGCTGTGGACTTCACCCAGGAGGAGTGGCAGCAGCTGGAGCCCAATGAGAAGACCATCTACAGggatgtgatgctggagaactaCAGCCATCTCGTCTCCGTGG GGTATGACAGCACCAAACCGAAAGTGATCCTCAAATTGGAACAGGGAGAGGAGCCATGGGTAGCTGAAGGTGAACTGCCATGTCAGAGTCATCTGG AAGTCTGGAAGGTTGATGACCTGATAGAGAGAATCCCAGGAAATGAAGAAGAACATTCAAG CCGCCCTGCCTGCCGGGCCATGTGGCACCCGCTGGTCCTGATGCTGCTGCTGTTCCCTGCCGTCTCCATCCCCAGCGCCACTGCCGCTCCCATCCCGGATGCCAGGAGCCAGGACAGCCTGCAGATCGTGCTCCAAG GTGCTCAAGCTGGAGGAAACAGAGCGCCCTGGGCATTCCCAAATCGAGTCCCTCACTCTGGCTGTCCTCCTGGGTTATGA